In one Planococcus sp. MSAK28401 genomic region, the following are encoded:
- a CDS encoding AbrB/MazE/SpoVT family DNA-binding domain-containing protein, whose protein sequence is MRSTGIVRKVDQLGRIVTPIELRRSMGISEGDAMEIFVEDDRIILRKYKTEKTCAITGEILEENFEYAKGLHLSPKGAAILLEELQNVTKK, encoded by the coding sequence ATGCGAAGCACAGGTATCGTTAGAAAAGTAGACCAACTGGGACGTATTGTTACCCCCATCGAATTAAGAAGATCCATGGGTATATCTGAAGGAGATGCAATGGAAATCTTCGTCGAAGACGATCGAATCATTTTGCGGAAATATAAGACGGAAAAAACGTGTGCGATTACGGGAGAAATTTTAGAGGAAAACTTTGAATACGCGAAAGGACTTCATCTAAGTCCAAAAGGCGCAGCTATACTCCTCGAAGAACTACAGAACGTCACGAAGAAGTAA
- a CDS encoding AbrB/MazE/SpoVT family DNA-binding domain-containing protein, giving the protein MHTKRINNSGRIVIPKEILEMFELHEGDLVDVTHNDRQIILEPHRQRYVCAVTGKVADEAIRIGEAWISKEGLKQIVKYMSDE; this is encoded by the coding sequence GTGCATACAAAACGGATTAACAATTCAGGACGCATTGTGATTCCAAAAGAGATTTTAGAGATGTTTGAGCTGCACGAAGGTGACCTAGTCGATGTCACACATAACGACCGACAGATTATCCTCGAACCTCATCGTCAACGGTATGTCTGTGCTGTGACAGGAAAAGTGGCGGATGAAGCCATTCGAATTGGCGAAGCATGGATCAGTAAAGAGGGCCTAAAGCAAATTGTGAAATACATGAGTGACGAATAA
- a CDS encoding conjugal transfer protein TrbL family protein, whose translation MKKILISMSLFLLFIFAPFTVVFAEEGEFMDETIEEYKTTQSSSEKVDSVESYMKNVLYLEKYDYNTNQFSCKWHEIGCHTNSFLFTTVSGFVYGAVDSFSKFQIDADFITGNPVYEGYMLNFKSLAWTITAIFILWQTTKIVILYTGNGEEGMNSLHDKLIAVVTGGILLGIYAQLFDWMLELTHLLTETMLTTPVTHYDIMQVMAVNSVGYGLILMIVVSAILFVFFLSILYRTVLFVILYITGVLAIPTIVNDQYNFFNLWLKTVVSNILTLTIQLLCFVLGIKTLVDLTDGGSMILGMIFFIVGLSIPTLLNQFGASTGSAKAVGSSVKYVARYARR comes from the coding sequence GTGAAAAAAATTTTGATATCAATGTCTCTCTTTCTTTTATTCATCTTTGCGCCATTTACAGTAGTATTTGCTGAAGAAGGCGAGTTTATGGATGAGACAATCGAAGAGTATAAGACGACACAATCAAGTAGTGAAAAAGTGGATAGTGTTGAATCTTATATGAAAAACGTACTTTATCTAGAAAAATACGATTACAATACCAATCAATTTAGCTGCAAATGGCACGAAATCGGTTGTCATACCAATAGTTTTTTGTTCACAACAGTAAGTGGATTTGTATATGGTGCAGTAGATAGTTTTAGCAAGTTTCAAATTGACGCGGATTTTATTACAGGAAATCCTGTTTATGAAGGCTATATGCTAAATTTCAAATCTTTGGCATGGACAATTACTGCCATTTTTATTTTATGGCAAACGACTAAAATCGTAATCCTATACACTGGAAATGGAGAAGAAGGGATGAATTCACTTCACGACAAGCTAATTGCTGTTGTGACGGGTGGAATCCTTCTTGGTATCTACGCTCAATTGTTCGATTGGATGCTAGAACTAACTCATTTACTTACAGAAACCATGCTCACAACGCCTGTTACTCATTACGATATCATGCAAGTCATGGCTGTTAATTCAGTAGGATATGGGCTGATTTTAATGATTGTAGTTTCAGCCATTCTTTTTGTTTTTTTCTTATCAATTCTGTATCGTACAGTCCTGTTTGTCATCCTTTACATTACAGGGGTCCTGGCTATCCCCACGATAGTCAATGATCAGTATAACTTTTTCAATTTATGGCTGAAAACGGTCGTGAGCAACATATTAACTTTGACGATCCAGTTATTATGTTTTGTTTTGGGAATAAAAACGTTAGTAGACCTTACTGATGGAGGAAGCATGATTTTGGGAATGATTTTCTTTATTGTGGGATTATCGATTCCAACATTGTTAAATCAATTTGGAGCTTCTACAGGGTCTGCTAAAGCAGTTGGATCTTCGGTGAAGTATGTTGCTCGATATGCAAGAAGATAA